TAATGCAATGATTGCAGAAGGCATTTATGGATTAGCACAGGAAGCACTTTCTGAATTAAATGTGGATTTAGAAGAAGTTTTAGAAAAAGAAGTAGATCCTGGCTTGGGCAATGGTGGTTTAGGTCGTTTAGCCGCTTGTTTTATGGATTCTATTGCGACCCTTGGTTTACCGGGTATGGGCTACGGTATTCGTTATGAATATGGTATGTTCCGCCAAAAAATTGAAAATGGTCAGCAAGTCGAGCGTCCTGATGCATGGCTTGAAAAAGGAGCACCTTGGGAATTTATTCGTCCATCTAAACGCTTTACCGTAGAATTTGGTGGAAACATTCATTTCGAAGGCAAAAAATGTATTTGGCAAGATACCGAAAAAGTAACCGCACTTGCTTACGATCAAATGATCCCAGGTTATCAAAATAATTCTGCAGCAACATTACGTTTATGGTCGGCACACGCAGGCGAAGTGTTTAACCTTGCCGACTTCAACCGTGGCGAACATTTAGCCGCATTAGAAGAGCACTCCGCAAATAAAAATTTATCACGTGTACTTTACCCTGATGATTCTACTTGGAATGGTCGCGAATTGCGTTTACGTCAAGAGTATTTCTTAGTCTCTGCATCGCTTCAAGATATTTTACGCCGTCACAAACGCACCCACGACAGCCTTGAAAACTTGGCGGATAAAGTGGCGATCCACTTAAATGATACCCACCCAGCGTTAGCGATTCCTGAATTAATGCGTATTTTAGTGGACGATGAAGGTTTCGAGTGGAAAAAAGCGTGGGAGATGACGCGTAACATTTTCTCTTACACCTGCCATACTTTAATGTCCGAAGCGTTAGAAACTTGGCCTGTGGAAATGATGGCAAAAATCTTGCCACGTCATTTACAGATGATTTTTGAAATTAACGATCACTTCTTAGAATATGTCCGCACTTATGTAACGACTGACAACGATTTTATCCGCCGTGTTTCTCTTATCGAAGAAGGCTACCAACGCAAAGTGCGTATGGGATGGCTATCCGTAGTAGGTTCACACAAAATCAACGGGGTTGCCGAAATTCATTCCGATTTAATGGTAACTTCAACCTTTGCAGATTTTGCTCGTATTTTCCCAGAACGCTTTACCAACGTAACAAACGGTATCACACCGCGTCGTTGGTTAGCCGTGGCGAACCCACAATTAGCCGCATTGTTTGATAAATATATCGGTTCAGAATGGCGTTGTGATTTAAGTCAAATCGAAAAACTTAAACCATTTACGCAAGAAAAAGCATTTAAAGAGGCTGTTGCTGACATTAAATTTGCTAATAAAGTGAAATTAGCGGAATACGTAAAACGCGAGTTAGGGGTAGAGCTTGATCCGCACGCCTTATTTGACGTGCAAGTAAAACGTATTCACGAATATAAACGCCAAATGTTGAACGTATTACATATTATCGCTCGCTACAATGAAATGCTTGCCAGCCCTGAAAAAGATTGGCAACCGCGCGTATTTATTTTAGCAGGTAAAGCAGCTTCGGCTTACTATGCTGCGAAACAAACGATCCATTTAATTAATGATGTTGCTAATGTCATCAATAATGATGAGCGTTTGAAAGGCCGTTTAAAAGTTGTATTTATTCCAAATTACAGCGTAAGCCTTGCGCAGTTGATTATTCCTGCAGCAGATATTTCTGAGCAAATATCCCTTGCTGGTACTGAAGCATCAGGCACCAGTAATATGAAATTTGCCTTAAATGGAGCATTGACACTCGGTACACTTGACGGTGCGAACGTAGAGATCTTGGAAAACGTGGGTGAAGATAACATCTTTATTTTCGGTAACACAGTGGAACAAGTTGAACAACTTCGTCGAGAAGGGTATCGATCATTTGAATACTATCAAAACGATGCTCAATTACGCACAGTCGTGGATCAAATTATTGAGGGTAAATTCTCACCCGAAGATCCTCAACGTTATCATCAATTATTACAAGGCTTGCAATACCACGATTATTATCAAGCTTTTGCTGATTTCCGTAGTTATGTAGAAACTCAAAAAGCCGTAGATGAAAAATACAAACAACGCGACCAATGGATTGAAAGCACTATTCAAAATATCGTGAATATGGGCTTCTTCTCGTCTGATCGCACAATTAAAGAGTATGCGGAGAGAATTTGGAAAGTTGAGCCTGTTCAATTAGATGATTAATAATAAAATTAAAAACACCACAAGTTTTTTACTTGTGGTGTTTTTTTATGGAAAGTGCGGTAAATTTTTGAGATGTTTTTATGTGGGATTTTTCGTGATCCCTATCACAATATCTTGTAAAACCACTTAAAAACGTTACCTATTTTCATTCAATTAATGATACATTTGCATCCGTTTGACTTTTTGTCATTTTAACGATGAATAGGCGAAGGTTTGTTCATTAATTTCATTAACCCAATCATCAATCAGAGGGAAACAGTATGTTAATTGGTGTACCTAGAGAGCTGCTTGAGAATGAGAGCCGTGTGGCGGCAACGCCGAAAACGGTTCAGCAAATATTGAAATTGGGCTTTGACGTGATCGTGGAACACGATGCAGGTTTTAAAGCTAGTTTTGAAGATCAAGCATTTTTAGACGCGGGCGCGAAGATCGGTACGTCGGCTGAAATTTGGCAATCGGATATTATCTTCAAAGTAAATGCACCGACAGATGAAGAAATCGCTCAAATGAAGGAAGGCGCAACGCTTGTGAGCTTTATTTGGCGCATGCAAAATCCTGAGTTAATGAAAAAACTCACCGCGAAGAAAATTAATGTGTTAGCAATGGATGCGGTGCCTCGTATTTCTCGTGCGCAAGCATTGGATGCGCTTTCTTCTATGGCGAATATTTCTGGTTATCGTGCTGTCATTGAAGCTGCGCATGAATTCGGTAGCTTCTTTACTGGGCAAATTACTGCTGCAGGTAAAGTTCCACCAGCAAAAGTGTTGGTTATTGGTGCGGGTGTGGCTGGTTTGGCGGCAATTGGTGCAGCAAATAGCCTTGGGGCGATTGTTCGTGCTTTTGACTCTCGTCCTGAAGTGAAAGAGCAAGTTCAGAGTATGGGCGCGAGCTTCTTAGAAATTGATTTCAAAGAAGAAGGTGGCAGTGGCGATGGTTATGCGAAAGTGATGTCGGAAGAATTTAACCGTCGTGCGATGGAGCTTTATGCAGAACAAGCTAAAGAAGTCGATATTATTATTACTACGGCAGCCATTCCGGGTAAACCAGCGCCTCGTTTAATCACCAAAGAAATGGTGGATTCAATGAAACCAGGTTCGGTGATTGTGGATTTAGCAGCTGCAACTGGCGGTAACTGTGAATATACACAAGCAGGGAAAGTTGTTA
The nucleotide sequence above comes from Haemophilus influenzae. Encoded proteins:
- the pntA gene encoding Re/Si-specific NAD(P)(+) transhydrogenase subunit alpha, which translates into the protein MLIGVPRELLENESRVAATPKTVQQILKLGFDVIVEHDAGFKASFEDQAFLDAGAKIGTSAEIWQSDIIFKVNAPTDEEIAQMKEGATLVSFIWRMQNPELMKKLTAKKINVLAMDAVPRISRAQALDALSSMANISGYRAVIEAAHEFGSFFTGQITAAGKVPPAKVLVIGAGVAGLAAIGAANSLGAIVRAFDSRPEVKEQVQSMGASFLEIDFKEEGGSGDGYAKVMSEEFNRRAMELYAEQAKEVDIIITTAAIPGKPAPRLITKEMVDSMKPGSVIVDLAAATGGNCEYTQAGKVVTTENQVKVIGYTDFPSRLPTQSSQLYGTNLVNLLKLLCKEKDGNINIDFEDVVLRGVTVVRDGEEIPPAQIQVSAQPKQETKAAPVAEKKESKPTDPRVKYGVMAGVGVLFLWLASVAPAAFLSHFTVFVLACVVGYYVVWNVSHALHTPLMAVTNAISGIIIVGALLQIRQPTGNLFIDALAFVAILVASINIFGGFRVTQRMLAMFRKG
- a CDS encoding glycogen/starch/alpha-glucan phosphorylase, with the translated sequence MIMDNFDSPFQYNRPEMTVEAIKKSIVYKLIFLIGRSPREASQRDWLNATLHAVRDLVTEGWITTARQTRAEDSRRVYYLSMEFLIGRTLSNAMIAEGIYGLAQEALSELNVDLEEVLEKEVDPGLGNGGLGRLAACFMDSIATLGLPGMGYGIRYEYGMFRQKIENGQQVERPDAWLEKGAPWEFIRPSKRFTVEFGGNIHFEGKKCIWQDTEKVTALAYDQMIPGYQNNSAATLRLWSAHAGEVFNLADFNRGEHLAALEEHSANKNLSRVLYPDDSTWNGRELRLRQEYFLVSASLQDILRRHKRTHDSLENLADKVAIHLNDTHPALAIPELMRILVDDEGFEWKKAWEMTRNIFSYTCHTLMSEALETWPVEMMAKILPRHLQMIFEINDHFLEYVRTYVTTDNDFIRRVSLIEEGYQRKVRMGWLSVVGSHKINGVAEIHSDLMVTSTFADFARIFPERFTNVTNGITPRRWLAVANPQLAALFDKYIGSEWRCDLSQIEKLKPFTQEKAFKEAVADIKFANKVKLAEYVKRELGVELDPHALFDVQVKRIHEYKRQMLNVLHIIARYNEMLASPEKDWQPRVFILAGKAASAYYAAKQTIHLINDVANVINNDERLKGRLKVVFIPNYSVSLAQLIIPAADISEQISLAGTEASGTSNMKFALNGALTLGTLDGANVEILENVGEDNIFIFGNTVEQVEQLRREGYRSFEYYQNDAQLRTVVDQIIEGKFSPEDPQRYHQLLQGLQYHDYYQAFADFRSYVETQKAVDEKYKQRDQWIESTIQNIVNMGFFSSDRTIKEYAERIWKVEPVQLDD